In the genome of bacterium, the window TAAAATGAGTAGCGTTGTTAAGAAAAGAAGGAAGAAGATAAGAAAGCATAAATACGAGAAGCTTAGGAAGAGGCTTCGGGCTGAAAGAAAGAGGTATGGAAAGCTGTGATACAGTTGTAATTTTAGCCGCAGGTAAAGGCATTAGGATGAGATCAAAGACAACAAAATTGCTTCATCCTTTAATGGGAAAGCCCATTCTTTCTTATTTAATAGAGGCAACATCTTTCTTTAAAAATCGGGTATTTATTGTTCAAGAGGGTTGCAAGGAAATCTGTGATTTAATAGGGAATAGAGGAAAAATAGCATTTCAAAAGGGTGTTTTGGGAACCGGCGATGCCCTCTTTTGTGCAAAGCCCTTTAT includes:
- a CDS encoding AURKAIP1/COX24 domain-containing protein → MSSVVKKRRKKIRKHKYEKLRKRLRAERKRYGKL
- a CDS encoding NTP transferase domain-containing protein, with the translated sequence MESCDTVVILAAGKGIRMRSKTTKLLHPLMGKPILSYLIEATSFFKNRVFIVQEGCKEICDLIGNRGKIAFQKGVLGTGDALFCAKPFIKGDFVVIPGDVPLVSKKTIKRLINFHLKEKADATILAVRKREPRGYGRVIKESG